One genomic segment of Helianthus annuus cultivar XRQ/B chromosome 14, HanXRQr2.0-SUNRISE, whole genome shotgun sequence includes these proteins:
- the LOC110905023 gene encoding probable isoaspartyl peptidase/L-asparaginase 3 isoform X1, which yields MAAVLTLLIIVLLSKVTGHDVDNSSKFPLVVSTWPFLEAVRAGWTAINGGLSSVDAVVEGCSACELLRCDGTVGPGGSPDENSESTIDALIMNGATMEVGAVAAMRYVKDGIKAARLVMLYTEHTMLAGDQASAFAISMGLPGPSNLSSTESMEKWTKWRENQCQPNFRKNVLPTNSCGPYHLKKDSNVGDQCLVDGFCENIRMKSSRVDFHNHDTISMAIFDKSGHIAVGTSTNGASFKIPGRVGDGPIAGSSAYADDEVGACGATGDGDIMMRFLPCYQVVESMRLGMAPRRAAKDAISRIAKKYPTFVGAVFAVDKNGTHAGACYGWTFQYSVRSPSMDDVEVFTVYP from the exons ATGGCGGCTGTATTGACTCTCCTTATCATCGTTCTTCTCTCCAAG GTAACAGGACATGATGTTGATAATTCAAGTAAGTTTCCATTAGTAGTGAGCACGTGGCCGTTTTTAGAAGCTGTTAGAGCAGGATGGACGGCCATCAACGGTGGATTATCTTCCGTTGATGCTGTTGTGGAAGGTTGTTCCGCCTGTGAGCTACTTAGATGTGATGGTACCG TTGGACCTGGTGGAAGTCCTGATGAGAATAGCGAAAGTACAATTGATGCCTTAATCATGAACGGG GCAACGATGGAGGTTGGAGCAGTTGCCGCCATGAGATATGTGAAAGACGGCATCAAAGCTGCAAGATTAGTAATGCTCTACACCGAACACACAATGCTTGCGGGTGATCAAGCCTCAGCCTTTGCCATTTCAATGGGTCTTCCGGGACCTTCAAATCTTAGCTCAACAGAATCAATGGAAAAGTGGACTAAATGGAGAGAAAATCAATGTCAGCCTAATTTTCGGAAAAATGTTCTACCCACCAACAGTTGCGGTCCGTATCATCTAAAAAAAGACTCAAACGTTGGCGACCAGTGTTTGGTTGACggtttttgtgaaaatattaGAATGAAATCATCTCGTGTGGATTTTCACAACCACGACACGATATCCATGGCTATATTTGATAAA TCTGGACATATTGCTGTCGGTACATCAACCAATGGGGCTAGTTTTAAGATACCTGGCAG GGTTGGTGATGGACCGATTGCAGGATCTTCTGCATATGCCGATGATGAAGTTGGAGCTTGTGGTGCGACTGGTGATGGCGATATCATGATGCGTTTTCTCCCATG TTATCAAGTAGTGGAGAGTATGCGGTTAGGAATGGCGCCAAGGCGTGCTGCGAAAGATGCAATATCAAGAATAGCAAAAAAGTATCCGACTTTTGTTGGAGCTGTGTTTGCGGTTGACAAGAATGGCACGCATGCTGGCGCGTGCTATGGATGGACGTTCCAGTACTCAGTGAGAAGCCCGAGTATGGATGACGTGGAGGTCTTCACTGTATATCCTTAA
- the LOC110905023 gene encoding probable isoaspartyl peptidase/L-asparaginase 3 isoform X2 gives MEVGAVAAMRYVKDGIKAARLVMLYTEHTMLAGDQASAFAISMGLPGPSNLSSTESMEKWTKWRENQCQPNFRKNVLPTNSCGPYHLKKDSNVGDQCLVDGFCENIRMKSSRVDFHNHDTISMAIFDKSGHIAVGTSTNGASFKIPGRVGDGPIAGSSAYADDEVGACGATGDGDIMMRFLPCYQVVESMRLGMAPRRAAKDAISRIAKKYPTFVGAVFAVDKNGTHAGACYGWTFQYSVRSPSMDDVEVFTVYP, from the exons ATGGAGGTTGGAGCAGTTGCCGCCATGAGATATGTGAAAGACGGCATCAAAGCTGCAAGATTAGTAATGCTCTACACCGAACACACAATGCTTGCGGGTGATCAAGCCTCAGCCTTTGCCATTTCAATGGGTCTTCCGGGACCTTCAAATCTTAGCTCAACAGAATCAATGGAAAAGTGGACTAAATGGAGAGAAAATCAATGTCAGCCTAATTTTCGGAAAAATGTTCTACCCACCAACAGTTGCGGTCCGTATCATCTAAAAAAAGACTCAAACGTTGGCGACCAGTGTTTGGTTGACggtttttgtgaaaatattaGAATGAAATCATCTCGTGTGGATTTTCACAACCACGACACGATATCCATGGCTATATTTGATAAA TCTGGACATATTGCTGTCGGTACATCAACCAATGGGGCTAGTTTTAAGATACCTGGCAG GGTTGGTGATGGACCGATTGCAGGATCTTCTGCATATGCCGATGATGAAGTTGGAGCTTGTGGTGCGACTGGTGATGGCGATATCATGATGCGTTTTCTCCCATG TTATCAAGTAGTGGAGAGTATGCGGTTAGGAATGGCGCCAAGGCGTGCTGCGAAAGATGCAATATCAAGAATAGCAAAAAAGTATCCGACTTTTGTTGGAGCTGTGTTTGCGGTTGACAAGAATGGCACGCATGCTGGCGCGTGCTATGGATGGACGTTCCAGTACTCAGTGAGAAGCCCGAGTATGGATGACGTGGAGGTCTTCACTGTATATCCTTAA